Proteins co-encoded in one Nitratireductor kimnyeongensis genomic window:
- a CDS encoding O-antigen ligase family protein: protein MSLLTYDREPPGLARAAIDAKLVSLMKLAAIGLGVFLSGFVIREPAPYELYMVGLIAIWALAGLRISRRIAPLLALLVAFNIGGLISLSQLADLGTIPLYIAVSLFLALTSVFFAAIIEAESDLLSVVFRAWVAAAAATALFGILGYFNAFPGAAMFTKFGRAAGVFEDPNVFGPFLTLPAIYLLYLILTAPARTALFSAPLLLIITGGIFFSFSRGAWGLLVMTAGLLVLAVFLNAGTASARLRIAVTALLAVAGIALALILALQIPAVSDLFTQRAQLVQDYDSARLGRFARFGIGFGWATEHPLGIGPLQFGQILGEDTHNIWLKALLDYSWLGFAAYLTLILWTVTAGFRILFRRRPWQPYLICVYIVFVGHVALGTVIDTDHWRHFYLLLGLLWGMIALEQKWMARRL, encoded by the coding sequence TTGAGCCTGCTCACCTACGATAGAGAGCCGCCCGGGCTTGCCCGCGCCGCCATAGATGCCAAGCTGGTTTCGCTCATGAAACTGGCGGCGATCGGTCTTGGCGTTTTCCTGTCGGGATTCGTTATTCGTGAGCCCGCTCCCTATGAGCTCTACATGGTGGGCCTGATCGCGATCTGGGCACTCGCGGGCTTGCGGATATCGCGACGCATCGCGCCGCTTCTGGCGTTGCTCGTGGCTTTCAATATCGGCGGTCTCATCTCACTGTCCCAGCTCGCAGACCTCGGCACGATTCCGCTTTACATCGCGGTGTCTCTCTTCCTTGCGCTCACATCCGTATTCTTCGCAGCGATCATCGAGGCGGAGTCCGACCTCCTTTCGGTTGTCTTCCGCGCCTGGGTGGCCGCTGCCGCAGCCACGGCGCTCTTCGGTATCTTGGGATATTTCAACGCCTTTCCCGGCGCAGCGATGTTCACCAAGTTCGGGCGGGCCGCGGGTGTCTTCGAAGATCCGAACGTCTTCGGCCCGTTCCTTACGCTGCCGGCAATATATCTGCTTTACCTGATCCTGACCGCTCCGGCACGCACCGCTCTTTTCTCCGCGCCGCTGCTCTTGATCATAACGGGCGGCATCTTCTTCTCTTTTTCGCGTGGTGCCTGGGGCCTTCTTGTCATGACGGCAGGTCTTCTCGTTCTTGCCGTCTTTCTCAATGCCGGTACAGCCAGTGCACGGCTGCGAATTGCCGTAACGGCGCTGCTTGCAGTTGCCGGCATCGCACTCGCTCTCATTCTTGCATTACAAATTCCCGCGGTCTCGGACCTCTTTACGCAGCGCGCGCAACTCGTGCAGGATTATGACAGCGCCCGGCTTGGCCGCTTTGCCCGTTTCGGAATTGGTTTCGGGTGGGCGACCGAACACCCTCTCGGCATTGGGCCCCTGCAATTCGGCCAGATTCTCGGTGAGGACACCCACAATATCTGGCTCAAGGCGTTGCTCGATTATTCCTGGCTGGGTTTTGCGGCGTATCTGACGTTGATCCTGTGGACGGTGACAGCGGGCTTCCGCATTCTGTTCCGTCGCCGACCGTGGCAGCCATATCTGATCTGCGTCTACATTGTCTTCGTTGGTCATGTGGCCCTGGGAACCGTGATCGATACCGACCACTGGCGCCATTTCTACCTGCTCCTCGGCCTCCTCTGGGGCATGATAGCGTTGGAACAGAAATGGATGGCGCGGCGCCTGTAA
- a CDS encoding undecaprenyl-phosphate glucose phosphotransferase, with translation MNQIDPKRLQISKAPKQSGMLKAGDEQSKLNPIAWQVAQQYKRETMSPVMVLGVMRLVELTMLLATGFVLYAIYVGFSPLLFWHYMTVIGAGSLLMVVLCEFTGGYQMRALRNPTGAMGRVFIAWMATFAALALTGFFLKISDSFSRFWLGSWFICGFTALLVLRITMSQLLRRWARNGTIERRAVIVGGGANAEQLIRSIEQQPYNDIRICGLFDDRDDLRSPPVVAGYPKLGTITELVEFTRIARIDMLIVALPISAEKRVLSLLSKLWVLPVDIRLSAHANHLRFRPRAYSYIGSVPMLDIFDRPINDWDSVAKRGFDIVFSLLGILVFSPIMIATAMAIKLDSKGPVLFRQKRHGFNNESIEVLKFRSMYVDQCDPTAKNAVTKNDPRVTRVGRFIRKTSIDELPQFFNALFGSLSLVGPRPHALAAQAHDRLYEEVVDGYFARHKVKPGVTGWAQINGWRGEVDSDEKIRKRTEYDLYYIENWSLWLDLKILFLTPISLFNTENAY, from the coding sequence ATGAACCAGATTGACCCGAAACGGCTTCAGATTTCGAAGGCGCCGAAACAATCGGGCATGCTGAAGGCCGGTGATGAGCAGAGCAAGCTCAACCCCATCGCCTGGCAGGTCGCACAACAATACAAGCGCGAAACCATGTCACCAGTCATGGTTCTGGGTGTCATGCGCCTGGTCGAACTGACGATGTTGCTTGCGACCGGCTTTGTTCTCTATGCGATTTACGTGGGCTTTTCGCCACTGCTCTTCTGGCACTACATGACCGTTATCGGGGCGGGTTCCCTTCTCATGGTGGTTCTGTGCGAATTTACCGGTGGCTACCAGATGCGCGCACTGCGCAACCCCACCGGCGCTATGGGACGGGTTTTCATTGCCTGGATGGCGACATTCGCGGCGCTGGCTTTGACAGGCTTCTTCCTGAAAATCTCCGATAGTTTTTCGCGATTCTGGCTCGGATCCTGGTTTATCTGTGGTTTCACAGCACTTCTGGTCCTGCGCATCACCATGTCGCAGCTCCTGCGCCGTTGGGCGCGCAATGGAACGATCGAACGGCGCGCGGTTATCGTCGGCGGGGGCGCCAATGCCGAACAACTTATCCGCTCCATCGAGCAACAGCCCTACAATGACATCCGCATTTGCGGGCTGTTCGACGATCGCGACGACCTGCGTTCACCGCCCGTTGTTGCCGGCTATCCGAAGCTCGGCACGATCACCGAACTCGTTGAGTTCACCCGCATTGCCCGCATCGACATGCTGATTGTGGCATTGCCGATTTCGGCGGAGAAGCGTGTGCTGTCGCTTCTGTCAAAACTCTGGGTTCTGCCGGTCGACATCCGGCTCTCGGCTCATGCAAACCATCTGCGGTTTCGCCCGCGCGCCTACTCCTATATCGGCTCGGTGCCGATGCTGGATATTTTCGACCGCCCCATCAACGACTGGGATTCGGTCGCCAAGAGAGGCTTCGATATCGTTTTCAGCCTGCTCGGCATTCTTGTTTTCTCGCCGATCATGATCGCCACTGCCATGGCCATCAAGCTCGACAGCAAGGGGCCTGTGCTGTTCAGGCAAAAGCGTCACGGCTTTAACAATGAATCCATCGAGGTGTTGAAGTTTCGCTCCATGTATGTGGATCAGTGCGATCCGACAGCGAAGAACGCCGTGACAAAGAATGATCCTCGCGTCACTCGCGTCGGCCGCTTTATCCGCAAGACATCCATCGATGAACTGCCGCAATTCTTCAATGCGCTTTTCGGCAGCCTGTCCCTCGTGGGTCCGCGGCCTCACGCTCTGGCCGCCCAGGCCCACGATCGGCTCTATGAAGAAGTCGTTGATGGCTACTTTGCCCGGCACAAGGTGAAGCCCGGTGTTACCGGCTGGGCTCAGATCAATGGCTGGCGTGGTGAGGTGGATTCGGATGAGAAAATCCGCAAACGCACGGAATACGATCTCTACTACATCGAAAACTGGTCGCTCTGGCTCGACCTGAAGATCCTGTTCCTGACGCCAATCAGCCTGTTCAATACGGAAAACGCCTATTGA
- a CDS encoding glycosyltransferase family 4 protein, producing the protein MPSREKLRIVHCFRSPVGGIFRHVRDLCDAQRSAGHEVGIICDSTTGGSYEASLIAELEPRLSLGVKRTPMQRHIGLGDLTAARRAYGVVREMRPDVLHGHGAKGGVYARVFGTLMRMSGQRPARIYSPHGGSLHYAAETATGRFFFSIERMMDRLTDHILFVSEYERRTFEQKVGVPRAPCTLVYNGLTADEFEPVQTLSDAADFLYIGMMRDLKGPDLFIDALALTENSLDRKLNAVMVGDGDGLDRYKGQAVQLGFGDRIRFLPARPAREAFSLARMMVVPSRAEAMPYIVLEALAAGRTLIASAVGGIPEILGEDSPALTWPDAEAIAQKMQMALADEKAFRALMPGTVDLRMRFGADVMAATIEKAYRASLDTKR; encoded by the coding sequence TTGCCCTCTCGCGAAAAACTGAGGATCGTTCACTGCTTTCGTTCCCCCGTTGGCGGAATATTTCGCCACGTTCGCGATCTTTGCGATGCGCAGCGTTCTGCTGGCCATGAGGTCGGAATTATCTGCGACTCCACCACGGGTGGAAGCTATGAAGCAAGTCTCATTGCCGAGCTTGAGCCGCGCCTCTCGCTGGGGGTAAAGCGCACTCCCATGCAGCGCCATATCGGACTGGGGGATCTTACGGCCGCGCGACGTGCGTATGGCGTCGTGCGAGAAATGCGCCCCGACGTGCTGCACGGGCATGGAGCCAAGGGGGGAGTCTATGCACGTGTGTTCGGCACGCTGATGCGAATGTCAGGCCAAAGGCCTGCGCGGATCTATTCTCCGCACGGGGGAAGCCTGCATTATGCAGCGGAGACCGCCACAGGTCGTTTTTTCTTTTCAATCGAACGAATGATGGATCGACTGACCGACCACATTCTATTCGTGTCGGAGTATGAGCGACGTACATTCGAGCAAAAGGTCGGTGTGCCGCGCGCACCCTGCACACTGGTCTACAACGGGCTGACCGCAGACGAGTTCGAGCCTGTTCAAACCCTCTCTGACGCCGCCGATTTTCTCTATATCGGTATGATGCGTGACCTCAAGGGGCCGGATCTTTTCATCGACGCATTGGCACTGACGGAGAATTCACTGGACCGCAAGCTCAACGCCGTAATGGTCGGTGATGGCGACGGCCTTGATCGTTACAAGGGTCAAGCGGTTCAGCTCGGTTTCGGTGATCGCATTCGCTTCCTGCCAGCGAGGCCTGCGCGCGAGGCGTTTTCGCTGGCCAGAATGATGGTTGTTCCCTCACGCGCCGAAGCCATGCCCTATATCGTGTTGGAGGCACTGGCTGCCGGACGCACGCTGATCGCCAGCGCAGTCGGCGGGATTCCCGAAATTCTCGGGGAGGATTCCCCTGCCCTCACCTGGCCCGACGCCGAGGCAATAGCCCAAAAAATGCAGATGGCGCTGGCCGACGAAAAAGCGTTCCGGGCGCTGATGCCGGGAACGGTCGATCTGCGGATGCGCTTCGGTGCTGACGTCATGGCCGCCACCATCGAGAAGGCATACCGGGCCAGCTTGGACACCAAACGTTAA
- a CDS encoding polysaccharide biosynthesis/export family protein: MMKTAKLLPVLAALVLAAGCSGYRPAPAAFHEALYQPYVLDAGDSLRVTVFDQDNLTNTYNVDQAGYIAFPLIGSVPARGKTSKQVEQSIASMLRQGYLRDPDVSVEIDRYRPIFVMGEVGSPGQYSYVPGMTVQKAVAAAGGFSARANQGNVDITRDINGKVLTGRVVTSDPLLPGDTVYVRERLF, encoded by the coding sequence ATGATGAAAACAGCCAAACTCCTCCCTGTGCTGGCAGCACTCGTTCTTGCGGCGGGCTGTTCAGGGTACCGCCCTGCGCCTGCGGCTTTCCACGAAGCGCTCTATCAGCCCTACGTGCTCGACGCGGGAGATTCACTGCGGGTGACTGTTTTTGACCAGGACAATCTTACCAACACCTACAATGTTGACCAGGCGGGTTACATCGCCTTCCCGCTCATTGGCTCGGTTCCTGCGCGTGGCAAGACCTCCAAACAGGTGGAGCAGTCGATTGCCAGCATGCTGAGACAGGGCTATCTGCGCGATCCCGATGTATCGGTCGAGATCGATCGATACCGCCCGATATTCGTAATGGGTGAAGTGGGCTCTCCAGGCCAATACTCTTATGTCCCGGGGATGACGGTTCAAAAGGCTGTCGCTGCAGCCGGCGGTTTCAGCGCGCGCGCCAATCAGGGCAATGTCGACATAACGCGTGACATCAACGGCAAGGTCTTGACCGGACGTGTCGTCACCTCCGATCCGCTTCTTCCCGGTGACACGGTCTATGTCCGCGAACGCCTGTTCTGA